Proteins from a single region of Catenulispora acidiphila DSM 44928:
- a CDS encoding TetR/AcrR family transcriptional regulator produces the protein MTTTDAAYADSATSRQRSARLPRSARRNQLLGAAEEVFVAQGYHAAAMDDIAERAGVSKPVLYQHFPGKLELYLALLDKHCDALVTQVRLALDSTTDNKLRVAATIGAYFDYVEHESGAFRLVFESDLNNEAAVRERTQRVTQECAEAIRDVIATDTGLSDEESMLLAVGLTGIAHVTARYWLSSGGGQIPRDAAARIVSQLAWRGIGNFPRKDSV, from the coding sequence ATGACCACTACCGACGCCGCCTACGCCGACAGCGCCACGTCCCGGCAACGGTCCGCCCGGCTGCCTCGGAGCGCCCGCCGCAACCAGCTCCTCGGTGCGGCCGAGGAGGTCTTCGTCGCGCAGGGCTACCACGCCGCCGCGATGGACGACATCGCCGAGCGCGCGGGTGTCAGCAAGCCGGTGCTCTACCAGCACTTCCCGGGCAAGCTCGAGCTCTACCTGGCGCTGCTGGACAAACACTGCGACGCCCTGGTCACCCAGGTCCGCCTCGCCCTGGACTCCACCACCGACAACAAGCTGCGCGTGGCCGCGACCATCGGCGCCTACTTCGACTACGTCGAGCACGAGAGCGGCGCCTTCCGCCTGGTCTTCGAGTCCGATCTGAACAACGAGGCGGCGGTCCGCGAGCGCACCCAGCGCGTCACCCAGGAGTGCGCCGAGGCGATCCGCGACGTCATCGCGACCGACACCGGCCTGTCGGACGAGGAGTCGATGCTCCTGGCCGTCGGCCTGACCGGGATCGCGCACGTCACGGCCCGGTACTGGCTGTCCAGCGGCGGCGGCCAGATCCCCCGCGACGCCGCGGCACGGATCGTGTCGCAGCTGGCGTGGCGCGGCATCGGGAACTTCCCGCGCAAGGATTCTGTCTAG
- a CDS encoding DUF3107 domain-containing protein: MEIKIGIQHTARELNLESNLSAEEVEAAVAAALKDGGVLTLADEKDRKVLIPGSKIAYVELGEPTGRRVGFGAI, encoded by the coding sequence GTGGAAATCAAGATCGGCATCCAGCACACGGCCCGCGAGCTGAACCTGGAGTCCAACCTGTCCGCCGAAGAGGTCGAGGCCGCGGTCGCCGCCGCGCTCAAGGACGGCGGCGTCCTGACCCTGGCCGACGAGAAGGACCGCAAGGTCCTGATCCCGGGGAGCAAGATCGCCTATGTCGAGCTCGGCGAGCCCACCGGCCGCCGCGTCGGCTTCGGGGCGATCTGA
- a CDS encoding ferritin-like fold-containing protein, producing the protein MTSPATAMSYEIAVTDFLGLVAYGELTAFERLAADSGLAPTLDGKAQVAGMAAAEFDHFRRVRDRLTELGADPTEAMEPFAAPVDAFHEHTKPSGWLESLVKAYIGDTLTADFYREAARYLDPESRTVVEGVLEDLGHSAFVVEHVRAAIEKDPKIAGRLALWGRRIMGEALTQAQHIAARRAALAALLAGLLSAPDCDTAVDLAEVGKMLTRLTEAHGARMATLGLSA; encoded by the coding sequence ATGACTTCCCCGGCGACAGCCATGTCCTATGAGATCGCGGTCACTGACTTTCTGGGATTGGTCGCATACGGAGAGCTCACGGCGTTCGAGCGCCTCGCCGCCGACTCCGGACTGGCACCGACTCTGGACGGCAAAGCCCAGGTCGCAGGCATGGCGGCGGCGGAATTCGACCACTTCCGGCGGGTCCGGGACCGGCTGACCGAACTCGGCGCCGACCCGACCGAGGCGATGGAGCCCTTCGCCGCCCCGGTCGACGCCTTCCACGAGCACACCAAGCCCTCGGGGTGGCTGGAATCACTGGTCAAGGCCTACATCGGCGACACGCTCACCGCGGACTTCTACCGCGAGGCGGCGCGCTACCTGGACCCGGAATCGCGGACGGTGGTCGAGGGCGTGCTGGAGGACCTGGGACACAGCGCGTTCGTCGTGGAACACGTGCGCGCGGCCATCGAGAAGGACCCGAAGATCGCCGGCCGACTGGCCCTGTGGGGTCGCCGGATTATGGGGGAAGCACTTACACAGGCGCAGCACATCGCGGCTCGGCGCGCGGCGTTGGCGGCGCTCTTGGCCGGGCTGCTGTCGGCGCCGGACTGCGACACGGCGGTGGATCTGGCCGAGGTCGGGAAGATGCTGACGCGGCTGACCGAGGCGCATGGGGCGCGGATGGCGACGCTGGGGCTCAGCGCCTAA